From one Thalassospira lucentensis genomic stretch:
- a CDS encoding SDR family oxidoreductase, with amino-acid sequence MSLELFSLAGKTALITGSSRGLGRAFAEGLAAAGATVILNGTNSERLSQACKEMSDAGMKVDMSLFDVTDEAAIRAAFDRFDAAGMQIDILINNAGIQFRKPMLELDTADWQRVIDTNLTSAFMIGREAAKRMVKRGHGKIVNIGSLTSELARATVAPYTVAKGGIKMLTKAMAAEWGEHGLQANAIGPGYMLTDMNAALTSNPEFDVWVKARTPARRWGRPDELIGTAIYLCSDASNYVNGQIIYADGGMISVL; translated from the coding sequence ATGTCTCTCGAACTTTTCTCGCTCGCCGGTAAAACAGCCCTCATAACCGGCTCTTCCCGCGGTCTTGGTCGCGCCTTTGCCGAAGGTCTGGCTGCGGCCGGGGCTACCGTCATCCTGAACGGCACCAATTCCGAACGGCTTTCGCAGGCCTGCAAGGAAATGTCTGATGCCGGCATGAAAGTCGATATGTCCCTATTTGACGTCACCGACGAAGCCGCAATCAGAGCCGCCTTTGACCGCTTTGATGCGGCCGGTATGCAAATCGACATCTTGATCAATAACGCCGGTATCCAGTTCCGCAAACCCATGCTGGAACTCGACACCGCCGACTGGCAGCGCGTGATTGATACCAATCTGACATCCGCCTTCATGATTGGCCGCGAAGCCGCCAAACGCATGGTCAAACGCGGGCATGGCAAAATCGTCAATATCGGATCGCTGACAAGCGAACTGGCGCGTGCCACCGTCGCCCCCTACACCGTCGCCAAGGGCGGCATCAAAATGCTGACCAAGGCCATGGCAGCCGAATGGGGCGAACACGGCCTTCAGGCCAACGCGATTGGTCCGGGCTACATGCTCACCGACATGAACGCGGCCCTGACATCCAACCCGGAATTTGACGTCTGGGTCAAGGCACGCACCCCCGCCCGGCGCTGGGGCCGGCCTGACGAACTGATCGGCACGGCGATTTATCTCTGCTCGGATGCGTCCAACTATGTGAACGGTCAGATCATCTATGCCGATGGCGGCATGATTTCCGTTCTTTAA
- a CDS encoding mandelate racemase/muconate lactonizing enzyme family protein — MKITAIKTYRVDEFANVLWVHVETDAGITGLGETFYGAGAVEAHIHDTLAGRLIGQNPLHIEALHKEMVNLPMAQSSTGAEYRAASAIDIALWDIFGKVCDQPVHQMLGGLCWDKIRIYNTCAGYRYVRTNNIKPVSNWNLGEPEGPYEDLDGFMNRPAQLAENLLESGITAMKIWPFDPMAAETRGQYITAEQMKKAIRPFEEIRKAVGDRMEIMVEFHSQWNLPTAKKIARELEQFSPTWYEDPIRMNSPQALAEFAASTDVWTCASETLGSRWPYKDMLDRDATHVVMVDLCWTGGLTEGKKIAALAETWHRPFAPHDCIGPVGFAAAIHMSFSQPNTLIQESVRAFYKGWYNELVTAVPKIENGYVYPMEGPGLGVELQKTFFDRSDLTVRESKA; from the coding sequence ATGAAGATCACAGCAATCAAAACCTACCGCGTAGACGAATTTGCCAATGTCCTGTGGGTCCATGTCGAAACGGATGCGGGCATTACCGGCCTTGGCGAAACCTTCTATGGTGCCGGTGCGGTCGAAGCACACATTCACGATACACTGGCCGGGCGCCTGATCGGGCAGAACCCCCTTCACATCGAAGCCCTGCACAAGGAAATGGTCAACCTGCCGATGGCACAGTCATCGACGGGCGCGGAATATCGTGCGGCATCCGCCATCGACATTGCCCTTTGGGACATCTTTGGCAAGGTCTGCGACCAGCCCGTCCATCAGATGCTGGGCGGTTTGTGCTGGGATAAAATCCGGATTTACAACACCTGTGCCGGATATCGTTATGTCCGCACCAACAATATCAAACCCGTATCGAACTGGAACCTTGGCGAACCGGAAGGCCCCTATGAGGATCTGGACGGTTTCATGAACCGCCCGGCCCAACTGGCCGAAAACCTTCTGGAATCCGGCATCACGGCCATGAAAATCTGGCCATTTGATCCGATGGCGGCCGAAACACGCGGTCAGTACATCACCGCCGAACAGATGAAAAAGGCGATCCGTCCCTTCGAAGAAATCCGCAAGGCCGTGGGCGACAGAATGGAAATCATGGTGGAATTCCATTCCCAATGGAACCTGCCGACCGCCAAGAAGATCGCCCGCGAACTCGAACAGTTCAGCCCGACCTGGTACGAAGACCCGATCCGCATGAACTCGCCACAGGCTCTGGCAGAATTTGCCGCATCCACCGATGTCTGGACCTGCGCCAGTGAAACACTGGGATCACGCTGGCCCTACAAGGATATGCTCGACCGCGATGCAACCCATGTGGTCATGGTGGACCTGTGCTGGACCGGCGGCCTTACCGAAGGCAAGAAAATCGCCGCCCTGGCCGAAACATGGCATCGCCCGTTTGCCCCGCATGACTGCATCGGGCCGGTTGGTTTTGCCGCCGCCATTCACATGTCGTTCAGCCAGCCAAACACCCTCATCCAGGAAAGTGTCCGCGCCTTCTACAAGGGTTGGTACAATGAACTGGTGACCGCTGTTCCGAAAATCGAAAACGGTTATGTCTATCCGATGGAAGGCCCCGGCCTTGGCGTCGAATTGCAGAAAACCTTCTTTGATCGCAGCGACCTGACCGTCCGCGAAAGCAAAGCCTGA
- a CDS encoding TRAP transporter large permease subunit, with protein MSIELISIILVGGVFALMALGVPLAFAAGSLAVLVSYLKFGPAVIALAHKTVYGLATEYSLLSVPLFILMATLLERSRLAQDLYDALFKVFGNLKGGVATVTLIISVFMAAISGIIGGEIVLLGLIALPQMMRLQYDRKLSIGIICAGGSLGTMVPPSIVLIIYGLTADVSVQKLFLASFVPGFALAFAYFAYIYIRCTLNPALTPKAPEKTEPFTKQDFLRGVLPLLVLIGIVFGCIYGGVTSITEAAGIAVGVSILIIALRSELNITMLWQALTRTLQSCGIILWVTFGAASLIAIYNLSGGQRFVTGMITGLDIAPVVTIMLMMAIFIVLGLFMDWIGILLLTIPIFVPIVTQLGYDPVWFGVLFSLTMQVAFLSPPFGPAAFYLKSVAPPEITLQTIFASLWPFMLIQIAFLALMLTFPSIALWLPEILN; from the coding sequence GTGTCGATTGAACTCATTTCCATTATCCTCGTCGGTGGCGTCTTTGCCCTGATGGCGCTGGGTGTTCCGCTGGCTTTCGCCGCCGGGTCGCTTGCCGTCCTCGTCAGCTATCTTAAATTCGGTCCGGCGGTCATCGCACTTGCCCATAAAACGGTTTACGGGCTTGCGACCGAATATTCGCTGCTGTCCGTACCGCTTTTCATTCTGATGGCAACCCTGCTGGAACGCTCCCGACTGGCTCAGGATCTATACGATGCCCTGTTCAAGGTTTTCGGGAATCTGAAGGGCGGCGTTGCGACCGTAACCCTGATCATTTCCGTTTTCATGGCCGCCATCAGCGGCATCATCGGCGGCGAAATCGTTCTGCTTGGTCTGATTGCCCTGCCACAGATGATGCGCCTGCAATATGACCGGAAACTCTCCATCGGGATCATCTGCGCGGGCGGGTCACTCGGCACAATGGTGCCGCCCTCGATTGTCCTGATCATTTACGGCCTGACCGCCGATGTCTCGGTGCAAAAGCTCTTTCTGGCGTCGTTCGTACCGGGCTTCGCGCTCGCCTTTGCCTACTTCGCCTATATCTACATTCGCTGCACGCTTAATCCGGCCCTGACCCCAAAGGCACCGGAAAAGACCGAGCCCTTCACAAAACAGGATTTCTTACGCGGCGTTCTGCCACTGCTTGTTCTGATCGGCATCGTTTTTGGCTGCATCTATGGTGGGGTGACCTCCATTACCGAGGCCGCGGGCATCGCGGTTGGCGTATCCATCCTCATCATCGCCCTGCGATCCGAACTGAACATAACCATGCTGTGGCAGGCCCTGACACGCACCCTGCAATCCTGCGGGATTATCCTGTGGGTGACGTTTGGCGCGGCATCGCTGATTGCGATTTACAATCTTTCGGGCGGCCAGCGTTTTGTCACCGGCATGATCACCGGTCTGGATATCGCGCCAGTTGTCACGATCATGCTGATGATGGCGATCTTCATCGTCCTTGGGCTGTTCATGGACTGGATCGGCATCCTGCTTCTGACCATTCCGATCTTTGTGCCGATCGTCACCCAGCTTGGCTATGACCCGGTATGGTTCGGGGTGCTTTTCTCGCTGACCATGCAGGTGGCATTCCTCTCACCACCTTTTGGCCCGGCCGCTTTCTATCTCAAAAGCGTCGCCCCGCCGGAAATCACCCTTCAGACGATTTTCGCGTCTCTCTGGCCTTTCATGCTCATTCAGATCGCCTTCCTGGCGCTGATGCTCACCTTCCCGTCCATCGCGCTATGGCTGCCGGAAATACTCAATTAA
- a CDS encoding TRAP transporter small permease subunit, with translation MQATPKRVRSFQFVVALFSLLLLIIVGVTFYEVIARYIFKTPTIWANELALWLSAILFLAAGLYAMQRDQHLRITVLYDASPAWLQRIFDLITLACCLTFCLGIAWFGAPSSWQSLMNWEPFGTAWNPPIPATVKPLIVLTTGLMALYAIINCVKRFRGIPADTAESVTEDNRVD, from the coding sequence ATGCAGGCAACCCCGAAACGCGTGCGCAGCTTTCAATTCGTCGTCGCACTATTTTCCCTTCTTCTTTTGATCATTGTCGGGGTGACTTTTTACGAAGTCATCGCACGCTACATATTCAAAACCCCGACAATCTGGGCCAATGAACTGGCCCTGTGGCTCTCGGCAATCCTGTTTCTGGCCGCGGGCCTCTATGCCATGCAAAGAGACCAGCATCTCAGAATTACCGTCCTCTATGACGCAAGCCCCGCATGGCTTCAGCGCATATTCGATCTCATCACGCTGGCCTGCTGCCTGACATTCTGTCTGGGCATTGCATGGTTCGGCGCGCCCAGCTCGTGGCAATCCCTGATGAATTGGGAACCGTTTGGCACGGCATGGAACCCGCCGATCCCGGCAACGGTCAAGCCGCTCATTGTTCTGACAACCGGTTTGATGGCGCTTTACGCAATCATCAACTGCGTCAAAAGGTTCCGTGGCATCCCCGCCGACACAGCAGAATCAGTCACGGAGGACAACCGTGTCGATTGA
- a CDS encoding TRAP transporter substrate-binding protein: MKKLTKTLTALAATGFLTFTTSQAFAADPTPLQFQTHHNASSLQGKALLRFADLVKEYSDGTVQVEMHTSSSVVNSNEAFEASSMGIIDGDATGAGYITGKNPAFQFYGDIMGGYSTPEQLLGWYRDGGLDLANELYHKFNMHLVGVFIATPKSLSSTTPLAGINDLKGWKFRSPPGMESEIFQKLGAGPVVMPFGEVFTAMSTGTVSGADASTLAVNKKLGLYDIAKYATYPGFHSMPIEHIAINLEKWNALDEAQQKAMQDAIATIAPEVIAESNKLDQEAAKELTEAGVTLEDWSNEDRLAFRKAAQEVWADWATRSPEAKAAYDAHIAYMKKNGILD; the protein is encoded by the coding sequence ATGAAAAAACTAACAAAAACATTAACCGCTCTGGCCGCCACCGGCTTTCTGACTTTCACCACCTCACAGGCCTTCGCAGCCGACCCGACCCCGCTGCAATTCCAGACACATCACAACGCCTCCTCATTGCAGGGCAAGGCACTGTTGCGGTTTGCCGACCTTGTCAAAGAATATTCCGACGGCACCGTGCAGGTCGAAATGCACACCAGTTCATCGGTCGTGAACTCGAACGAAGCCTTCGAAGCATCCAGCATGGGCATCATTGACGGTGACGCAACCGGTGCGGGCTATATCACCGGCAAAAACCCTGCCTTCCAGTTCTATGGCGACATCATGGGCGGCTACAGCACCCCGGAACAGCTCCTTGGCTGGTACAGGGATGGCGGTCTCGACCTCGCAAACGAGCTGTATCACAAATTCAACATGCATCTTGTCGGTGTCTTCATCGCAACCCCCAAATCATTAAGCTCAACCACCCCGCTTGCCGGGATCAATGATCTTAAGGGCTGGAAATTCCGCTCGCCTCCGGGCATGGAATCCGAAATTTTCCAGAAACTTGGCGCTGGCCCGGTTGTGATGCCGTTTGGCGAGGTGTTCACCGCCATGTCCACCGGCACGGTTTCGGGGGCGGATGCCTCCACACTCGCCGTGAACAAGAAACTCGGCCTCTATGACATCGCCAAATACGCGACCTATCCCGGCTTCCATTCCATGCCGATCGAACATATCGCCATTAATCTCGAAAAATGGAATGCGCTGGACGAGGCCCAGCAAAAGGCCATGCAGGACGCCATTGCAACGATTGCCCCGGAAGTCATCGCAGAATCAAACAAGCTTGATCAGGAAGCCGCCAAGGAACTGACCGAGGCCGGCGTCACCCTCGAAGACTGGAGCAACGAAGACCGTCTGGCATTCCGCAAGGCGGCACAGGAAGTATGGGCCGACTGGGCAACGCGGAGCCCCGAAGCCAAAGCAGCCTATGACGCACATATCGCCTACATGAAGAAAAACGGCATCCTCGACTAA